The following proteins are co-located in the Pseudomonas antarctica genome:
- a CDS encoding muconate cycloisomerase family protein produces the protein MPICAIESIETIIVDLPTIRPHKLAMHTMQNQTLVIVRVRCADGIEGIGESTTIGGLSYGNESPDSIKINIDRHFAPLLIGQDASNINAAMLRLERSIRGNTFAKSGVESALLDALGKRLNLPVSELLGGRVRDALPVAWTLASGNTEQDIAEAEKMLDLRRHRIFKLKIGAGEVGRDLAHVIAIKKALGERASVRVDVNQAWDEAVALRACKVLGENGIDLIEQPISRNNRSGMARLNLSSPAPIMADESIECVEDAFNLAREGAASVFALKIAKNGGPRAVLRTAAIAEAAGIGLYGGTMLEGGIGTLASAHAFLTLNKLAWDTELFGPLLLTEDILTEPLVYRDFELHVSRLPGLGLTIDEERLAFFRRDKH, from the coding sequence ATGCCGATTTGCGCCATCGAGTCGATCGAGACCATCATCGTCGACCTCCCCACCATCCGTCCGCATAAGCTGGCGATGCACACGATGCAAAACCAGACCCTGGTGATTGTTCGCGTGCGTTGCGCCGACGGCATCGAAGGTATCGGTGAGTCCACCACCATCGGCGGCCTGAGCTACGGCAATGAAAGCCCCGACAGCATCAAGATCAACATCGACCGGCACTTCGCGCCGCTGTTGATTGGTCAGGACGCGAGCAATATCAACGCGGCCATGTTGCGTCTGGAGCGCAGCATTCGCGGCAATACGTTTGCCAAGTCCGGCGTCGAAAGCGCCTTGCTCGACGCCCTCGGCAAACGCCTTAACCTGCCGGTCAGCGAACTGCTCGGCGGCCGCGTGCGCGACGCTTTGCCGGTGGCCTGGACGCTGGCCAGCGGCAACACCGAACAGGACATTGCCGAGGCCGAAAAGATGCTCGACCTGCGCCGCCACCGCATCTTCAAATTGAAGATTGGCGCCGGTGAAGTCGGCCGCGACCTGGCCCATGTGATTGCGATAAAAAAGGCCTTGGGCGAGCGCGCCAGCGTGCGCGTTGACGTCAACCAGGCGTGGGACGAAGCCGTGGCCCTGCGTGCGTGCAAAGTGCTCGGTGAGAACGGCATCGACTTGATTGAACAACCGATTTCACGCAACAACCGCAGCGGCATGGCGCGGCTCAACCTGTCGAGCCCGGCGCCGATCATGGCGGACGAATCCATCGAGTGTGTGGAAGACGCCTTCAACCTCGCCCGCGAAGGCGCGGCCTCGGTGTTCGCCCTCAAGATTGCCAAAAATGGCGGCCCGCGCGCCGTATTGCGCACCGCCGCGATTGCCGAAGCCGCGGGCATTGGCCTCTATGGCGGCACCATGCTTGAAGGCGGCATCGGCACCCTGGCCTCGGCCCATGCCTTCCTCACCTTGAACAAACTGGCGTGGGACACCGAACTGTTCGGCCCACTGCTGCTGACCGAAGACATCCTCACCGAACCGCTGGTCTACCGCGATTTTGAGCTGCATGTCTCGCGCTTACCAGGCCTGGGCCTGACTATTGATGAAGAGCGTTTGGCGTTCTTCCGTCGTGACAAACACTAA
- a CDS encoding LysR family transcriptional regulator codes for MELRHLRYFQVLGETLNFTRAAERLHIAQPPLSRQIQQLEEELGVILLERGRPLRLTEAGRFFYEHANVLLEQLGKVCDNTRRIGQGEKTWLGIGFAPSTLYGVLPELIRRLRNHEALELELGLSEMTTLQQVEALKAGRIDVGFGRIRIDDPAIVQRVLVEDRLVAVLPAGHPLLDAPASLAQLAAEPFVLYPGNPRPSYADHVIALFDAHGLSLKVAQWTNELQTAIGLVGAGMGVTLVPASVQVLHRADIGYTPIVETTATSPIILSRRVNDQSPGLSHCLQLVEELI; via the coding sequence ATGGAGCTGCGTCATCTGCGCTATTTCCAGGTGCTGGGTGAAACCCTCAACTTCACCCGCGCCGCCGAACGCCTGCACATCGCCCAGCCGCCGTTGAGCCGGCAGATCCAGCAACTGGAGGAAGAATTGGGGGTGATTTTGCTGGAACGCGGCCGACCGCTGCGGCTGACCGAGGCCGGACGGTTTTTCTATGAGCACGCCAATGTGCTGCTGGAGCAACTGGGCAAGGTCTGCGACAACACGCGGCGAATCGGCCAGGGCGAGAAGACCTGGCTGGGCATCGGCTTCGCGCCATCGACCTTGTACGGCGTACTGCCGGAGTTGATTCGGCGGCTGCGCAACCATGAAGCGCTGGAGCTGGAATTGGGGCTCTCGGAGATGACCACCTTGCAGCAGGTCGAAGCGCTGAAGGCTGGGCGTATCGACGTGGGCTTCGGGCGTATTCGCATCGACGACCCGGCCATCGTCCAGCGCGTGCTGGTGGAGGACCGACTGGTGGCCGTGCTGCCCGCCGGCCACCCGCTGCTCGACGCCCCCGCCAGCCTCGCCCAGTTGGCCGCCGAACCCTTTGTGCTCTACCCCGGCAACCCACGCCCCAGCTATGCCGACCATGTGATCGCCCTGTTCGACGCCCACGGTTTGAGCCTCAAGGTGGCGCAGTGGACCAATGAATTGCAGACTGCCATCGGCTTGGTCGGCGCGGGCATGGGCGTGACCCTGGTACCGGCCTCGGTGCAAGTGCTGCACCGCGCGGATATCGGCTACACGCCGATTGTGGAAACCACCGCGACCTCGCCGATTATTCTGAGCCGCCGGGTGAATGATCAGTCGCCCGGGCTGAGTCATTGTCTGCAATTGGTGGAAGAGCTGATCTGA